The Thermasporomyces composti region TGCCATCACCGCCGCGGTACTCGCCCGCGCCTGCCCGGCTGACGCCGGCCAGGTGAAGGTGGGCGAGCGCCGCTCCCGCTAGCCCGTGCGCGATGCCGGGCACGGGCCAGCTGGTCGGGAGCCGCAGTGCCACCCGTTCGGCGTGAGCACGCAACTGCGGTTCGTCGAGCGCCACCGCTGCGTCGGCGAGAACCCACGCCGTACCCGCCAGGCCGTCGTACAGGCCGGGAAGGAGCGGCTGGCCGTCCTCGCAGCGGTCCGCGAGCCACGAGGCCGCCTTCCGTGCGGCGGCATCCAGACCCAACGGCGTCCGCTCTGGCGGGATGCGGGCCCGCGCCTGGAGCAGCACGGAGAGAACACCAGCGGCGCCGTGGTGGACGGAACGAGGATCCGTTCGGCGCCCTGGCTCGCTCGTCGGCCACAGCCGATCCTCGTCGGGACGCATGGTGGCGATGAGGTACTCGAGGCCGTCGGCGAGCAAGGCGTCGACCGACGGATGGTGGACCGGAGGAGGGGAGGGCGGGGTCGTGCGGGCAGCCGACAACAGCTGGCTCGCGCTCGGCAGGTCCCCGCGCTCCGCGGGATCGTCGGCGAGCAACGTCATGATCGCCGGCGCGAACAGACGCGCGGTGTCGCTGTAGCGTGCGACGAGACCCAGCCAGGGGGCGAGCCGCTCACGCATCGGTCGGTGCTCGTGGCCGTCATCGTCAGGGAGCACGGGATCGTTCCCTGTGGCGAGGAGGAACAGGAGTGCCCCAAGCCCGAACAGGTCCTGGACTGGCGTCGCTGGAACTGGCGTGTCCGGATCGTGCACCTCGGGTGCCCGGTACTCGCGGGCCCCTCGGCTGGGCGCGACGTGCCCGGTCGGCACCGCGTCGCTCACGGTGATGAGCGTCGGCCACCCGTCGGCGCCGACGACGATGTGCGACGGGTCGAGGTCCCGGAGCACGTACCCCGCCCGGTGCACTGAGGCCAGCAAGGACATCAACCGTCGAGCCACCAGCAGGGCCGCTGGCGCGGGCACGCCGCCCTCGCTCCCGGCATGCTGCTGAACCCACTGCCGCAAAGGTGTGGCTGGCCGGCTCTCACAGACCACGAACAGGTCGCCGGCGTTGGCGAACGCCTTGAGCGGACGAGGTACGGGCACCCTCCGTGCCAGGTGGTGGAGGGTGTGAACCTCTCGGAGCAGTCGAGCGCGGGCGTCGGTGCCGTCAGCGTCGACGTCGGTGTGGGCGCGAGCGTGCTTGAGCACGACGTCGGTCGACCTGGGTTCTGCAGCCAGGTCGGTGGCGAGGTACACGCCACCTGTCGTAGTGACCCGCAGAGCGGAGGTGACGAGGTATCGACCGTGCAGGAGTATCGGACTCCTGGAGCGGTCGTGATCGTCGGCGCGATCGACGTGGAGCGGCGGGCGCTCGGCGCCGAGGCGGAGGTAGGGCCTGCGCTCGGAGACCTCGCACGCCACGACGGTCGCGGACGCAGCTCGTGCCGTCGTGAGGTCCACGTCGCCGTCACCGTCACTGATGTGGACGATGCCGCCGATCCGGTAGGGCCGAGCCTGCGGGATGCGTGGTCCGGGCAGTCCTCGGGTCGCCGTGTAGAGGTGCCTGGCCAGGTCGAGCAGGTGGGCGTCGTCGCCGTCCTCGGGCGAGGTGCTCAGGAAGATCCCGAATTCGCTGGCGGCGCATGTTTGACTGCCGAGGTGACGGACATGCTCGACCGTGGGAGCGAACGCGAACGGCAGAGCTCGCTGGGCAAGGAGGGGAACCACCACCTGAAGGATCGTCAGGGCCGAGTGCGGCGCTGCCGACAGGTGCAAGCGCCACGGCCTCCCGGTTCTGCCGGTGGAGGGCACGGCGACGTACCAGGGTGTTCCAGGGACGATCCGCCACGACCCCGGGTCGAAGTCGTCGAGCAGACGCGCGACCTCGTCAGCCAAGGTACGTTCCTGTGATGCCCCTGGCAGCGCCACTGATCTCTCGCCCCCTCGGTGTCGTGTCCGCCACCCCGCCGGGGCGTTCCCGAGCAGTCGCCGACCACCGTGCCGCGCAGAGACCGGTCAGTCGCGCGGATGCCACCCACAGACGCCCCTTCTGTCGGTGCTCCGCAACTATGCGTGCACATACGACTACCAACTGGTGTTACGGGGCGCAATGACTTCGGCGAAGAAAAGTCGCGGAGTCAGGTCACGATCCGAGCACGACGTTCCACAATCGCCCGAGGTGCCCGTCGGAGGTGCCGGTCGTCTGTCGGGGCGTCGACCACCCGGACGCGCACTCAGGAGCCCGCGACCAGGCGTCGATCACTCCAGCTCGCCGCCGCGACCCGCGCCACCAGGTCGCACGCCTCCTCGTCTCCCAGTGGCGCGCTCACACAGGTCACGAGAACGTAGGCGGGCGCGTCCGGTGGAAGGACCACAGCGGCGCTGTGGCGGATGCCATCGACCCACCCGTTCTTGTGCGCGACGGCTGTGCCGGGTGGCAGGCCTCGCACCACGTCGTCGGTGACCTCCTGGGCGAGGAGGTTTGACAGCATCTCCTCGCACGCCTCCGGCGAGGCCAGGGCGCGGTCACCGTGAGCCGACCGTCGGGCGCCGAGGTAGACCGCGGCGAGGAGGGCGGCGAGGTCGCTGGCGGTCACGACGTTCGACAGCCCTGCGTCCTCCGCGGCATAGTCCTGGATGCCGCGCGCCACGGTGGAGCGTCGGGCACCGACCGCAGCCCAGACCTCGGCGACCGCGGCCATCCCGACCCGCTCCAAGACCAGGTTGGTGGCGAGGTTGCTCGACCGCACGATCATTCGCCGGACCAGCCAGCGCAGCCGGGCGGTTCGGCCGAGCCTCTCCCACGGCTGCGGGTCATTGTCGTAGTCAGCCGTCGACCGGTACGTCGTGCCATCGCCGAGGGCGGAGGGGAACTCGTCGTGCACCAGGACCTCGGCGTCCAGGTCGAGCCGCCCCGCCTCGGCGAGCCGGTAGGCCGCGGCCATGACGGCGACCTTCATCGTGCTGGCCGCGTAGTGGGGCTCGTCCGGCAGCCGCGCATAGAC contains the following coding sequences:
- the lanL gene encoding class IV lanthionine synthetase LanL produces the protein MADEVARLLDDFDPGSWRIVPGTPWYVAVPSTGRTGRPWRLHLSAAPHSALTILQVVVPLLAQRALPFAFAPTVEHVRHLGSQTCAASEFGIFLSTSPEDGDDAHLLDLARHLYTATRGLPGPRIPQARPYRIGGIVHISDGDGDVDLTTARAASATVVACEVSERRPYLRLGAERPPLHVDRADDHDRSRSPILLHGRYLVTSALRVTTTGGVYLATDLAAEPRSTDVVLKHARAHTDVDADGTDARARLLREVHTLHHLARRVPVPRPLKAFANAGDLFVVCESRPATPLRQWVQQHAGSEGGVPAPAALLVARRLMSLLASVHRAGYVLRDLDPSHIVVGADGWPTLITVSDAVPTGHVAPSRGAREYRAPEVHDPDTPVPATPVQDLFGLGALLFLLATGNDPVLPDDDGHEHRPMRERLAPWLGLVARYSDTARLFAPAIMTLLADDPAERGDLPSASQLLSAARTTPPSPPPVHHPSVDALLADGLEYLIATMRPDEDRLWPTSEPGRRTDPRSVHHGAAGVLSVLLQARARIPPERTPLGLDAAARKAASWLADRCEDGQPLLPGLYDGLAGTAWVLADAAVALDEPQLRAHAERVALRLPTSWPVPGIAHGLAGAALAHLHLAGVSRAGAGEYRGGDGRFLERAAQCARSLRDAAVPGSCGPTWPVPTGIRSRLAGTCHYGFAHGVAGIGYALLCLGTALKDEACLTLAAEAGSALCRAASSDDDGAAWWPVGPHDSTRRSHWCDGSSGIGTFLLRLFAVTGEQRFAEYARAAAGAVHRARWTASPVVCHGLAGDGEFLLDAAAWLADPTYRAWAEDLVPLLAVRHCRRRGRVLLPDESLRSHGADYGVGLSGVVSYLLRLRHGGARAFLLDSLLVDESLEAVPEPAVPW
- a CDS encoding serine hydrolase, which codes for MTAVSSTPPTLARLQPTLDAVPGTVSVWCGPPGRPPVYARLPDEPHYAASTMKVAVMAAAYRLAEAGRLDLDAEVLVHDEFPSALGDGTTYRSTADYDNDPQPWERLGRTARLRWLVRRMIVRSSNLATNLVLERVGMAAVAEVWAAVGARRSTVARGIQDYAAEDAGLSNVVTASDLAALLAAVYLGARRSAHGDRALASPEACEEMLSNLLAQEVTDDVVRGLPPGTAVAHKNGWVDGIRHSAAVVLPPDAPAYVLVTCVSAPLGDEEACDLVARVAAASWSDRRLVAGS